CTTCAGCACGGGGCGCAACGCCTCAAGAAAGGTACGTTACGTGGAGTACAGTCAGACTGAGCAGGGTTGTGCCATGTGCCGCCCCATGCTGGCCGACGGCGATAAAAAAATGCCCCTCAAACAGGAGGGGCAAAAACAGGATGATGAGAAGGAAAGTCGGGATTAACCCACCAGCGCCAGCTGGTCACGGGCATCCTTGATGCCACGCTCTGCCGCTTCCGGCCCCATGCTCAGGGCTTCGGCGTACACGGTATCCACATCAGTGATACCGATAAATCCGAGTACGGTTTTCAGATAAGGCACCACATGGTCACTGCCTGAGCCCTTGTGTACTCCGCCGCGGGTCGTGATCAGCATGGCCTGCTTGCCCTGGATAAGTCCCTGTGGACCTTCGGCTGTGTAGGTAAAGGTCACGCCGGCACGGGCCACCAGATCTATCCAGTTTTTCAGCTGAGTGGGGATACTGAAGTTGTACATGGGGGCCGCTACCACCAGTTGATCGTGCACTTTGAGCTCGGCAATCAAGGCATCGGACAGTGCCAATGCTTCTTGCTGACGGGGACTTAAACTCTCGCCACCACGCAGACCCGACGCAATTTCACCGTCAAGCACCGGCAATGGCTCGGCAGCCAAATCGCGCACTGTCACTGTATCGCCACTCGCGCGGCGCGCAGCAACCCATTCATCAATCAAGCGGCCAGACTGGGAAAAATCACCAAGAATGCTGGACTTGAGCACTAATACCTTTGACATAAGACCTCCAAGAAACTGTGAATATCCCCACTGGGGTAACTTGATGGTTGCAGTGTATTAGCCCACAAAATTGAAAAAAAGCAGATTAAATCAGATATTCCATTCTAAAAAATAGAAAAGCCAGTCAGAGACTGGCTTTTCCGCTTCCATCCGCACATCAACTGCCGAAGTAGAAGTTGTACTCTTCCACCAGGGTTTTCACTTCCTGATTTTCTACCAGATCCGCCACAAACTTATCTGTGGTGGACAGCACCCAAGCCATGGTGTCCTTGTCCAGGCCACCCAACTGGTTGGAGTACATGTTTTGCGCCTGGGTAAAGTTCTCGCGGTATTCGATGCGGCTGACCGATTTACCGTGCACGCGGAAATCATAGGTCAACACCAGATCGTTATTGGTTACCACGGGCAAAATCCCCAGAGAACTGCCGGCGAGGATAGCCGATGTCAGTCCGGCTGCGGTGCCACCCGCCGTGGGCTGCAGTTTGTAACTCACAACAAGGCGCAGCGGAGTTCCCAGGTTTTCTTTATCGATGTTGCCGAGCTGCTGACTGGATTTGAGCTTGTCAAACAGCTCAGTACTGTCAAAGGTGCTGACAAAGAGCACGGGGGGCAACACGATCGTCTGGGTCTGGGTCTGGGTCTGGGTCTGGGTCTGGGTCTGGGTCTGCTCCTGAGCCATCGCAGACGTCATCAGTCCGGTCAGTGCCAGGGCACCAAATATCATTCCTTTCATGTCACTGACTCCTTATTGATAACAGGCCAACTGCACTACAGACGACAAAGCCGCATCGTTGCTGATACGAATATCCCCTTTCAGATTCGGCTCTACCTGATGAAACGCCACCTGATGCTTGTCGAGGAATCGGGCAACGTGCCTGGCATCGAGGGCAAAGTTCACATTCTGTGGCAGGGCGCCGGATTCAATCAGCTTGGCTGCGTTGAGCGTGGCAACTGTCACTCCCAGCAGTTCACCACCATCTGATACCACGGGCCCCCCGCTGGAGCCGGGCTGAATAGGTGCCGAGAACTGGAACTGGCCAACGGAACCTTTGAGGGCATTCATGGAGCTGACGTTACCTCGGGTCAGGTTTGGCGACGCCGCAAGCAGGCCCTGCAGGGGGTAACCCACGTTGGTCACGGCTTCACCGAGGAAGATTTCACTGCCCTTACGCAGCGGCAAGTAGCGCTCAGCTGGCGCACCTGTACTCACCACAGCCAGATCCAAAAGGGTGGAGCTGGCATCCACAGTGGCATCGTAAGACTGAGTTGGTGTCTGCACCTTGGTGACCATGCATTCCCGCAGCACATGGGCAGCCGTCAGTAACTGTCCGGTTTCATTGATATAAAACCCGGTACCACTGCTCACTGGCTTCTCCATGTTGGCCAATTGTAGCGGGTTGGTCGCCTTCATGGCCAGCTGCGCCGGATACCCGGCCGCTGTGGGTTTGAGGCTATTGAGCACGTCTACAATGACCAGTTGGGTTGCCCGCATCGCCGCGTTGTACATGCCAGAGTTGTCGCCCACATAGCCAATGTCGGCCTTAAAGGTTTTCTTACCTTCTTTCAACGGTTTATCACCACCATTCAGCACCTTGTAGCTCAAGGTCATCACGGCTTTGCCAGAGACGAACTCCCATTCGGGATCCAGATCTATCACCAGGCCAACGGCGTCATCGCTTGCACGGTCCAGCAGGACGGCATTGCTGAAGTAAGCATTGAAGGCATCACGCACACCGTCCGACAAGGCGGAGCCCGGCTCTACCCAGATATTCCACTTCTCCAGATAGAAACGACTGTCCATTTGAATTTTGGGCACGTAGTAAGCCACAGAGACATCTACCGGCAGGGTGATGGACTTGTTGACCGCCACACCTTTTGGCAATTTATTGGCATTAAGTCGGGTGTTGGCACACCCAGAAAGGTTGGCACAAAGCGCAACCGCCAGTGCCAGACAAAGAAAGCGCATACTGATGTCCTTACGATGCAGTTTCGGCCACTCCATACCGTACGAGCAACCAAATATTTAACATTTTTTTAACCGGACGATTCTAGGGAATCACCGGCGCAACATCAATAAGGTCCATCAGAAGTTGTAAAAAAATTCCCGGCCTTAGTGCGGCAGACTGACATAACGTCCTTCAAAGCTGGCACACAGCTCTCCTTCACACCAAAGTTCGACAACCAGGGTCACCTTGACTCTGCGCCCGGTGGCGAGGGGCATGATATCGTCACCCGACCAGCTGACCCTGGCGAGAGGCGCGCCCCTGACGGGCGCCAGATAGCGCACGGCCGCATCGGCCAGCACTATGCTGCCCTCCACACCCGCTTCGCGCTGTTTAAGCCACAACATTCCCCAGCCCGTCAGGGTCATCAGGGTATAGATGCTGCCCGCGAACATGGTGTGGTGTAGATTGATGTTGGGCTCGAGAGGTGCACTGACTTCAAATTGGATGCCATCGTATCTGCGTGGACAGATTTGCATAAAGGCGCTCAGGGGGATGGTGCTGTGCCAGGTGTCCGCCAGCTCCTGCAGTAAGGTCTGTTCTGGTGTCATGCTACACCTGCAAATGGAAGGTCACGGGCCCGTCGTTCAGCAGTTCCACCTTCATATCGGCGGCAAAACGTCCGGTTTGGGTGGGC
This portion of the Shewanella amazonensis SB2B genome encodes:
- a CDS encoding FMN-dependent NADH-azoreductase — encoded protein: MSKVLVLKSSILGDFSQSGRLIDEWVAARRASGDTVTVRDLAAEPLPVLDGEIASGLRGGESLSPRQQEALALSDALIAELKVHDQLVVAAPMYNFSIPTQLKNWIDLVARAGVTFTYTAEGPQGLIQGKQAMLITTRGGVHKGSGSDHVVPYLKTVLGFIGITDVDTVYAEALSMGPEAAERGIKDARDQLALVG
- a CDS encoding S1 family peptidase, which codes for MRFLCLALAVALCANLSGCANTRLNANKLPKGVAVNKSITLPVDVSVAYYVPKIQMDSRFYLEKWNIWVEPGSALSDGVRDAFNAYFSNAVLLDRASDDAVGLVIDLDPEWEFVSGKAVMTLSYKVLNGGDKPLKEGKKTFKADIGYVGDNSGMYNAAMRATQLVIVDVLNSLKPTAAGYPAQLAMKATNPLQLANMEKPVSSGTGFYINETGQLLTAAHVLRECMVTKVQTPTQSYDATVDASSTLLDLAVVSTGAPAERYLPLRKGSEIFLGEAVTNVGYPLQGLLAASPNLTRGNVSSMNALKGSVGQFQFSAPIQPGSSGGPVVSDGGELLGVTVATLNAAKLIESGALPQNVNFALDARHVARFLDKHQVAFHQVEPNLKGDIRISNDAALSSVVQLACYQ
- a CDS encoding thioesterase domain-containing protein, translating into MTPEQTLLQELADTWHSTIPLSAFMQICPRRYDGIQFEVSAPLEPNINLHHTMFAGSIYTLMTLTGWGMLWLKQREAGVEGSIVLADAAVRYLAPVRGAPLARVSWSGDDIMPLATGRRVKVTLVVELWCEGELCASFEGRYVSLPH